The nucleotide window CCTCCTGAAGAGGATGAAAAGCCGCGGGCTGTTGTTTTTGCCTGTGAAAATGATGCCTATCCCGCGCTGGACATGGCTGGAATCAACCACCTTAATTATACTCCTTTCGTGAGGGTAGTCCCATTGAGGTGTGCAGGGTCAATGAACCTGGTGTGGGTGGCTGATGCCCTCTCAAAAGGTATTGATGGTATACTCCTTTTGGGGTGCCAATATGGCGATGATTACCAGTGCCATATGGCTACAGGAAGCCACCTCGCTAAGATCAGATTGTCGAAGGTTGCTGAAACACTTGACAGATTAAAGCTTGAGTCTGGAAGGGTTCACATGGAACAGATATCTATCTCAGAATATTACAAGATACCCCAGATATTAGATGAATTTCTGGAGAGATTGAAGGAGTTTGGTCCTAACCCTTATAAAGGATTCTAATTTCTTATTTAAAACTTAAAGGACTGAATGAAGATGTTTGATATGGGTGCAGTAGAGCCGACTAAACTTACCCTTAACAGTAAATTTAAATTTAGCTGCTATAAAAAGATAGAATGTTTTACGAGATGCTGTGGCAGTACTGATATACTCCTTACCCCTTACGACATCCTGAGGATGAAAAAGAGGTTAGAAATTTCCTCAGAAGAGTTTCTTAAGAAATACACTTACATTTATATCGATGAAAGCTCATCGCATCCCCACGCGATGCTCAAAATGATAGATGATAAAGAGAGGAGATGCCCTTTTGTTTCGCCAGAAGGCTGCACCATTTATACAGACAGACCTGCAAATTGCCGCTATTATCCCATCGGTCAGGCAGTTATGAGGAGCCAATCAGATAAAGGGATAGTGAATGAGGAATTCTACTTCTTTATCAGGGATCCAAATTGCCTCGGTTATCAGGAAGACAGAGAGTGGACAATAGAGACTTGGAGGATTGACCAGCGAGTTGACCTTTATGATGACATGAACTGGGAGTGGAAGGAGATCCAGTTGAGAAGAAATGTCCACGGTCATAGCCTTGACGATAAAAAACAGAAAATGTTTTATATGGCAAGTTATGACCTGGACAAATTCAAGAGATATGTACTCGAAAGCAGGCTTCTCGATCTCTTTGATATTGATAAAGAGGAGGTAGAGAAGATAAAGACTGACGAGATCGCATTGATGAAGTTCGGCTTCAAATACTTGAAATATATTTTGATGCTTGAGGAAACATTGAAAGTAAAATATAAGGAGGTAAATAGATGGCAGAACAAGTGATTAAGTCAGATCTGGATTTTGTAAAAGGTGTTATTGCCTCAGGTGGTGAATCCCTCAAAAAGTGCTATCAGTGTGCAACTTGTTCGGTTGTCTGTAAGGTTACTCCCGACAACAAACCATTTCCGAGGAAGGAAATGATATATGCCCAGTGGGGATTGAAGGATAGGCTCATAAACAACCCTGATATCTGGCTCTGCCATCAATGTAGCGACTGCACAGCCTACTGTCCGAGAGGGGCAAAGCCAGGAGAGGTCTTAGGCGCTATAAGGAAATTAAGTATTCAACATTATGCCTTCCCTCAATTTCTTGGAAAAGCCGTTGCTGAAGCAAAATATCTCCCACTCCTTTTTGCAGTTCCTATTATCCTATTCCTTGCTATCTTAGCGTCCTTAGGTAACTTAAGGATTCCTGAAGGTGAGATCGTTTTCGCAAAGTTTATGCCCGTCCTGTATATCGATGCTATATTCATTCCTGTTGCCTCCTTCGCTGCACTTGCATTTGCCATCGGGATATTGAGATTCTGGAAAGATATGAACATAAATCCCTGGAGGATGAAGTTAAAGGGTGCCCTCCCGCCAACCATCATTTCAACGATTGGCGAGATATTATTGCATAAGAGATTTAATAAGTGTGAATTGACTAAAGCCAGATCCAGTTCGCATCTCTATGTGTTCTATGGGTTTGTAGGACTTGCTATTACAACAACATGGGCTATATATTACCTGTATGGATTGAATTGGGAATCACCTTATCCCCTGACAGACCCATTGAAGATGCTGGGCAATTTCAGTGGGATATTGCTTCTTCTCGGTATTACTCTTGTTGTTACGAATAGGTTTAAGAACAAAGAAAAGGCAGATATTGNNNNNNNNNNNNNNNNNNNNNNNNNNNNNNNNNNNNNNNNNNNNNNNNNNNNNNNNNNNNNNNNNNNNNNNNNNNNNNNNNNNNNNNNNNNNNNNNNNNNTGGGAATCACCTTATCCCCTGACAGACCCATTGAAGATGCTGGGCAATTTCAGTGGGATATTGCTTCTTCTCGGTATTACTCTTGTTGTTACGAATAGGTTTAAGAACAAAGAAAAGGCAGATATTGGAAGTTACTTTGACTGGCTTTTCATAACCGTTGTAGCTGTGGTGGCTGTAACAGGAATGCTTTCCCAGTTCTTGAGATTGGCTGATATTTCAGTCTTAGCATATCCTGTTTATTTCACACATCTTGTATCTGTTTTCTTTCTTTTTCTCTATGCTCCATATTCTAAATTTGCCCATCTCGCTTACAGGACGACAGCGATGGTTTATGCAAAGCATTCGGATAGAGAGGTAGAAGTTCAATCTAAATAACACGGATTGAATCGAAGTGGCCAATGTTTTATAACTAATCGTTATATAATAAATGAAAATTATGAATTTGACTTATTTTACTAATTGAAGGATATTTCAGGACTAAAAGGAGGTTAAGGATGGAACAAAGTATCTTAATATTCGCTGGTATTTGTGGGGTAATAGGTATCCTCTACGGGATACTGACTTCGCTCTGGGTAGTTAAGCAAGAAAAGGGAACTCCCCGGATGCAGGAGATTGCTGCTGCTGTCCAGGAAGGTGCCAAGGCATTTCTCAGCCGTGAGTACAGGACAGTCGCCCTTGTTGGTGCTGTCATATTCGTGCTGATAGGGATATTTCTGAGCTGGCTTGCAGCCTTTGGATTCCTCCTTGGTGCTACGGGATCTGCAACAGCAGGCTATGTGGGAATGATGATCACTGTGAGGGGTAATCTCAGGACTTCACAGGCTGCCTATACCAGTTTAAGAAACGCCCTTAGATTAGCCTTTCGAGGTGGTTCTGTAGCAGGTCTCTTAGTTGTGGGGTTAGCACTCCTGAGCATTGCAGTCTATTATTCCATTGCCAAGGCTATTGACCCCCATCAAGCCTTTTATGCCCTTGTCGGTCTGGGATTTGGTTGCTCACTTATGAGCGTGTTTGCTCGTATTGCAGGTGGCATCTATACAAAGGCTGCTGATGTTGGTGCTGACCTTGTTGGAAAGGTCGAGGCAGGTATACCTGAGGATGACCCGAGAAACCCCGCTGTTATAGCTGACCAGGTTGGTGACAATGTAGGAGACTGCGCAGGCATGGCTGCAGACCTCTATGAGACCTATATAGTCACAATAGTGGCTGCAATGCTACTCGGTAAGACTGTCTTTGGTGCGGAGAGCGCGTGGGCATTCTTCCCGTTGCTTTTAGGTGGAGTCTCTATTTTGGCCTCTATAGCGGGGACCTTCTTTGTAAGATTAGGCGCAAAGCAGTATATAATGGGTGCACTCTACAAAGGGTTGGCTGCATCAGGTATAATAGCTGCGA belongs to Nitrospirota bacterium and includes:
- a CDS encoding YkgJ family cysteine cluster protein → MKMFDMGAVEPTKLTLNSKFKFSCYKKIECFTRCCGSTDILLTPYDILRMKKRLEISSEEFLKKYTYIYIDESSSHPHAMLKMIDDKERRCPFVSPEGCTIYTDRPANCRYYPIGQAVMRSQSDKGIVNEEFYFFIRDPNCLGYQEDREWTIETWRIDQRVDLYDDMNWEWKEIQLRRNVHGHSLDDKKQKMFYMASYDLDKFKRYVLESRLLDLFDIDKEEVEKIKTDEIALMKFGFKYLKYILMLEETLKVKYKEVNRWQNK
- a CDS encoding heterodisulfide reductase subunit E codes for the protein WESPYPLTDPLKMLGNFSGILLLLGITLVVTNRFKNKEKADIGSYFDWLFITVVAVVAVTGMLSQFLRLADISVLAYPVYFTHLVSVFFLFLYAPYSKFAHLAYRTTAMVYAKHSDREVEVQSK
- the qmoC gene encoding quinone-interacting membrane-bound oxidoreductase complex subunit QmoC codes for the protein MAEQVIKSDLDFVKGVIASGGESLKKCYQCATCSVVCKVTPDNKPFPRKEMIYAQWGLKDRLINNPDIWLCHQCSDCTAYCPRGAKPGEVLGAIRKLSIQHYAFPQFLGKAVAEAKYLPLLFAVPIILFLAILASLGNLRIPEGEIVFAKFMPVLYIDAIFIPVASFAALAFAIGILRFWKDMNINPWRMKLKGALPPTIISTIGEILLHKRFNKCELTKARSSSHLYVFYGFVGLAITTTWAIYYLYGLNWESPYPLTDPLKMLGNFSGILLLLGITLVVTNRFKNKEKADI